The Solibacillus sp. FSL R7-0682 genome includes a window with the following:
- a CDS encoding TVP38/TMEM64 family protein: MLDWLTIDNIETVVEKYKLLGPFFGVFLTFIESFLPVLPLFVIVIANAGAYGLFWGFILSWLGTVAGSYAFFLLIRKFGNHRLFRKIKEQRQVKKLIQWVDIRGFTPLFVLLCLPFTPVVVVNSVAGLSNIKRQYYFLTLFISKPVMIFLMSYLGSDLRSILTNPVKIIVSVLIIVTIWGIGKLIERNLNKRVEQDLREIEKQRQPLNKE; encoded by the coding sequence ATGTTAGATTGGTTGACAATCGATAATATTGAAACGGTTGTTGAAAAATATAAATTATTAGGTCCTTTTTTTGGGGTATTTTTAACATTCATTGAGTCCTTTCTCCCAGTATTACCGCTGTTTGTCATTGTTATTGCGAATGCAGGGGCATATGGTTTGTTTTGGGGATTTATCCTGTCGTGGCTCGGTACGGTAGCGGGTTCATACGCATTTTTCTTGTTAATTCGAAAGTTTGGAAATCATCGTTTGTTCCGTAAGATAAAAGAGCAGCGACAAGTTAAAAAGCTGATTCAATGGGTAGATATACGAGGATTTACGCCATTGTTTGTATTACTCTGTTTACCGTTTACGCCAGTTGTTGTCGTGAATAGTGTGGCAGGCTTATCGAATATTAAAAGGCAATATTATTTTTTAACATTATTCATTTCGAAGCCTGTTATGATTTTTTTGATGAGTTATTTAGGAAGCGATTTACGCTCTATTTTAACAAATCCTGTTAAAATCATTGTCTCTGTGTTGATTATTGTTACAATTTGGGGAATTGGTAAATTAATCGAACGTAACTTAAATAAACGAGTGGAGCAAGACTTGCGTGAAATTGAAAAGCAAAGACAGCCTTTGAATAAGGAATAG
- the addB gene encoding helicase-exonuclease AddAB subunit AddB: protein MTLRVISGRAGTGKTTFIHQEIVEDLTSNPLGPQIFILVPDQMTFSTEYELTNHYGIEGMMRAQVMTFKRLAWFVLQKEGGITRERIDGTGYRMLLRRILEEHQDEFLLFKQVAGKRGFTKEVEQILKEFSQYNINIDTIGPLIESLKQNGASEVLLHKMHDLQILLVQLNERIGTNYVEGDGYFPMLLERMPQMESLRETHVYLDGFVSFNGQEFTILKELLLYAKRVTLVLPMDDPQTDMLEGSVFYRAATTYEKLREEIQKIRFERGIDIEEEQRIHLTVNYRSKNRDLQHLEQCFDAPFIKPIASEGHIKIVNGMNPRAEVQGIAQEIKGLVMDKGLRYKDIGIMYRQADVYDPIIATTFTQYDIPFFSNEKRSMLYHPLIEFSRSVLEIITSNWKYEPIFRSVKTDLLFPYNSNLVAMRDRADILENFVIAKGIVHDRWFKEDVWHYRRFKSLEKINAIQTEDELEHEKLLKSVRDLIREPVFALQQRLKEQQTGRALVVALYEFMEQLDVYKKLVKMQEQEEQKDALHQSFEHEQAWNGWVHILEQFDLMFGDKDILLEEAAQILDEGFESLQFSSVPPTLDEVTVSTLEFARFDNKKAIFIIGVNDGVYPMRMDSGGLLSDDERETFEKAQYGLAPGVKSRLLQESFLFYRAITSPTDYLYVTYASADEESKGKLPSLYINRLHKMFEVLNEEGEMARTIIQRQIVMDPLDEIKQQYVMDYLRHPSPAIGFLMTQLKQAQIEKRSLTEEWSALKAYYERDPKWKDVLSVVAKPLSHVNEVEPLSEENATALYGKDFLASVSRIEKFYSCPYSHFASYGLKLQERPEFKLESFAMGDLFHEAIRTILSETDQTIPLNNYIACYKKADETITMLVDYFSYSILKSSHRFEYIKTKLVKIVARTLYALINQSELSKFQAIAHEKPFGKRDDKNTEQDDRNPLDALKIELDDNRNMFVRGQIDRIDAFKDAQNLYLRVIDYKSSGRKLDFTEVYNGISLQLLTYLDVALQNVPILAKESKLITDLSELENIIVQAAGMFYLHVHNPLITTEDYEQLEKVESLRQEKFKLSGYMLKDVEVAQLMDTTLEPNKSSIIVPAAFKSAEEPEFNGRSSKVIEPDQMENLQQFVHHKFRQAGNEIYRGNTEIKPYSLGNMKACTFCSYKAVCQFDQTETGNSFNELKKQSEQEVFEKIEKVVCVHDDSSEA, encoded by the coding sequence ATGACGTTACGTGTCATTTCAGGACGAGCAGGGACAGGGAAAACGACGTTCATCCATCAAGAAATCGTAGAAGATTTAACATCAAATCCACTTGGTCCTCAAATTTTTATTTTAGTTCCGGACCAAATGACGTTTTCAACGGAATATGAATTAACGAATCATTACGGTATTGAAGGGATGATGCGAGCGCAGGTCATGACCTTTAAACGTTTAGCATGGTTTGTGCTGCAAAAGGAAGGTGGCATTACGAGGGAACGTATTGATGGTACAGGCTACCGCATGCTTCTACGTCGTATTTTAGAAGAACATCAAGATGAGTTTTTACTCTTTAAACAAGTAGCTGGCAAACGAGGATTTACAAAAGAGGTCGAGCAGATTTTAAAGGAGTTTAGCCAGTACAATATTAATATAGACACGATTGGGCCATTAATTGAATCATTAAAGCAAAATGGAGCAAGTGAAGTACTGCTACATAAAATGCATGATTTGCAAATTTTATTAGTTCAGCTAAATGAACGTATTGGCACGAATTATGTTGAGGGGGATGGGTATTTCCCGATGCTTCTTGAGCGCATGCCTCAAATGGAAAGCTTGCGCGAGACCCATGTTTATTTAGATGGCTTCGTTTCGTTCAATGGACAAGAGTTTACGATTTTAAAGGAATTATTACTTTATGCAAAGCGTGTAACATTGGTGCTTCCAATGGATGATCCTCAAACAGACATGCTAGAAGGCTCGGTATTTTACCGTGCAGCAACGACCTATGAAAAACTCCGAGAGGAAATTCAAAAAATACGCTTTGAACGTGGGATTGATATCGAAGAGGAGCAACGTATTCATTTGACAGTGAATTATCGTTCAAAAAATCGTGATTTACAACATCTTGAGCAATGCTTTGATGCACCTTTTATTAAACCAATAGCTTCAGAGGGGCATATAAAAATAGTAAACGGTATGAATCCACGGGCGGAAGTACAGGGAATTGCCCAGGAAATTAAAGGCTTAGTGATGGATAAAGGGTTACGCTATAAGGATATCGGGATTATGTATCGCCAAGCAGATGTGTATGACCCGATCATTGCGACAACCTTTACGCAATACGACATTCCATTTTTCTCGAATGAAAAACGTTCGATGCTTTATCATCCATTGATCGAATTTAGTCGTTCGGTCCTAGAAATTATTACATCTAATTGGAAATATGAGCCGATTTTTAGAAGTGTAAAAACAGATTTACTCTTTCCTTATAATTCGAATTTAGTGGCGATGCGTGATCGTGCCGATATTTTAGAGAACTTTGTCATTGCAAAGGGCATTGTGCATGATCGATGGTTTAAGGAAGATGTATGGCATTATCGTCGTTTTAAATCACTTGAAAAGATAAATGCCATTCAAACAGAGGATGAGCTTGAACATGAAAAGCTATTAAAAAGTGTGCGAGATTTAATTCGAGAGCCTGTATTTGCTCTGCAACAGCGACTTAAGGAACAACAGACTGGACGAGCACTAGTTGTTGCACTTTATGAGTTTATGGAGCAGCTGGATGTGTATAAGAAGCTTGTAAAAATGCAAGAGCAGGAAGAGCAAAAAGATGCGTTACATCAGTCCTTTGAGCATGAGCAGGCATGGAATGGTTGGGTGCATATTTTAGAACAGTTTGACCTTATGTTTGGAGATAAGGACATCCTACTAGAAGAGGCTGCACAAATTTTAGATGAAGGCTTTGAGTCACTTCAATTTTCAAGTGTACCACCGACTCTCGATGAAGTGACGGTGTCGACATTGGAATTTGCTCGCTTTGATAATAAGAAGGCGATTTTTATTATTGGCGTGAACGATGGCGTTTATCCGATGCGAATGGATTCTGGGGGGCTGTTATCAGATGATGAGCGAGAAACTTTTGAAAAGGCACAATATGGTCTCGCACCAGGTGTGAAAAGTCGCTTACTTCAGGAGAGCTTCCTCTTTTATCGTGCAATTACGTCACCAACAGATTATTTATATGTAACGTATGCAAGTGCCGATGAAGAAAGTAAAGGGAAGCTTCCATCCCTTTATATCAATCGATTGCATAAAATGTTTGAAGTATTGAACGAAGAGGGAGAAATGGCGCGTACAATTATCCAACGGCAAATTGTAATGGATCCTCTCGATGAAATAAAGCAGCAATATGTAATGGATTATCTACGTCATCCATCACCAGCCATCGGTTTTTTAATGACGCAATTAAAGCAAGCACAGATTGAAAAGCGATCATTAACAGAAGAATGGTCTGCGTTGAAGGCGTATTATGAGCGTGATCCGAAATGGAAGGACGTATTAAGCGTTGTGGCAAAGCCCCTGTCTCATGTAAATGAGGTGGAGCCATTATCTGAGGAAAATGCGACCGCCTTATATGGTAAAGACTTTTTAGCTAGTGTATCACGCATAGAGAAGTTTTATAGTTGTCCTTATTCGCACTTTGCTTCATACGGCTTGAAGCTTCAAGAGAGACCTGAATTTAAGCTTGAGTCATTTGCAATGGGGGATTTATTCCACGAAGCAATTCGTACGATTTTATCGGAAACGGATCAGACAATCCCGTTAAATAATTACATTGCGTGCTATAAAAAGGCGGATGAGACGATCACAATGCTAGTTGATTATTTCTCCTACAGTATTTTAAAAAGCAGTCACCGTTTCGAATATATTAAAACGAAGCTTGTAAAAATCGTGGCGCGAACGTTGTATGCATTAATTAATCAAAGTGAGCTTTCGAAGTTTCAAGCGATTGCCCATGAAAAGCCATTTGGGAAGCGTGATGATAAAAATACAGAACAGGATGATCGTAATCCTTTAGATGCATTAAAAATTGAGCTTGATGATAATCGTAACATGTTTGTACGCGGACAGATTGACCGTATTGATGCATTTAAAGATGCGCAAAACTTATATTTGCGTGTCATTGATTATAAATCGAGTGGGCGAAAGCTTGATTTTACGGAAGTATACAACGGGATTTCATTGCAGCTTTTAACGTATTTAGATGTGGCCTTACAAAATGTACCGATTTTAGCGAAGGAAAGTAAGCTCATTACGGATTTATCCGAGCTTGAAAATATTATTGTTCAAGCTGCGGGAATGTTCTACTTACATGTACATAATCCACTCATTACGACTGAGGATTATGAGCAGCTAGAGAAAGTCGAAAGCTTACGTCAGGAAAAGTTTAAGCTAAGTGGTTATATGTTAAAGGACGTAGAAGTGGCGCAATTGATGGATACGACACTAGAACCAAATAAATCATCGATTATTGTGCCGGCTGCCTTTAAGAGTGCTGAGGAGCCTGAATTTAATGGACGTTCATCAAAGGTAATAGAGCCAGATCAAATGGAAAATTTACAGCAATTTGTCCATCATAAATTCCGCCAAGCAGGCAATGAAATATACCGGGGTAATACGGAAATCAAGCCTTATAGTTTAGGTAATATGAAAGCTTGTACTTTTTGTAGCTATAAAGCGGTATGTCAATTCGACCAAACTGAAACAGGCAATAGTTTTAATGAATTGAAGAAGCAATCAGAGCAAGAAGTATTTGAAAAAATAGAAAAGGTGGTATGCGTACATGACGATTCCAGTGAAGCCTAA
- a CDS encoding DUF418 domain-containing protein translates to MNFRPVGMQERIATIDILRGFSLLGILLVNMFGFYLPMPHISDLSNWFTEAQDIILQQLLDIYVQSSFYPLFSMLFGYGLAMQYVKAQSTGTNFYQFAPKRMIVLFAIGILHAVLIWWGDILTTYAFCGVFLIAFMRFPAKGLLTFAFIINIFGQMFFLGMYSLSGLFTEATNTMPADITSIQNSIAAYGVGSWMDAFMQRLEDLKLQLGVFMWVSALFTILPYMLFGAALAKWRLIERAREKLVVWIILAVVGLGVGIFLKSLPIANDQTFGYEYIQVYMGGPILAVGYMAVIVLLTQLPVLLKLLSPIAKAGRMSLTLYISQSIICTTLFYYWGFGLFGKVDVEMGIYIALGIFIVQVLFAELWFSKFKQGPLEFLIKRLTYGKALTRNNEVTQKEF, encoded by the coding sequence GTGAATTTTCGTCCAGTAGGTATGCAGGAGCGCATTGCCACGATAGATATTTTGCGTGGCTTTAGCTTGCTCGGCATTTTATTAGTCAATATGTTTGGCTTTTATTTGCCAATGCCACATATTTCAGACTTAAGTAATTGGTTTACAGAAGCACAGGATATTATTTTGCAGCAACTATTAGATATTTATGTACAAAGTAGTTTTTATCCGTTATTTTCGATGCTGTTCGGGTATGGATTAGCAATGCAGTATGTAAAAGCACAATCTACAGGCACAAATTTTTATCAATTTGCACCGAAGAGAATGATTGTTTTGTTTGCAATTGGCATACTTCATGCAGTGCTTATTTGGTGGGGCGATATTTTAACTACGTATGCGTTTTGTGGGGTATTTTTAATTGCATTCATGCGATTTCCTGCAAAAGGATTATTAACATTCGCCTTCATTATTAACATTTTTGGACAAATGTTTTTTTTAGGAATGTATTCATTAAGTGGATTATTTACTGAAGCAACGAATACGATGCCTGCTGACATTACATCAATTCAAAATTCCATCGCTGCCTATGGTGTTGGAAGCTGGATGGATGCGTTTATGCAACGTTTAGAAGATTTAAAACTTCAATTAGGCGTATTTATGTGGGTGTCTGCGTTATTTACAATATTACCATATATGTTATTTGGTGCGGCACTTGCAAAATGGCGCTTAATTGAACGGGCGAGAGAAAAGCTAGTAGTCTGGATTATTTTAGCTGTTGTTGGATTGGGTGTAGGTATTTTCTTAAAGAGCTTACCTATTGCGAATGACCAAACATTTGGTTATGAATATATTCAAGTTTATATGGGAGGACCAATTTTAGCAGTCGGATATATGGCGGTTATTGTGTTGTTAACACAGCTTCCAGTCTTACTAAAATTGCTGTCACCAATAGCCAAAGCTGGACGTATGTCGCTGACGCTATATATATCCCAATCCATTATTTGTACTACATTATTTTATTACTGGGGCTTTGGGCTATTTGGTAAAGTTGATGTTGAAATGGGCATTTATATTGCTCTTGGTATTTTCATTGTTCAAGTATTGTTTGCAGAGCTGTGGTTTTCTAAGTTTAAGCAAGGTCCACTTGAATTCTTGATTAAAAGATTAACCTATGGCAAAGCGTTAACCCGTAATAATGAAGTCACACAAAAAGAGTTTTAG
- the addA gene encoding helicase-exonuclease AddAB subunit AddA, with the protein MTIPVKPNDVQWTDVQWKAIYAAGHDILVSAAAGSGKTAVLIERLIQKILAPEDKRIDVDELLVVTFTNASAAEMRNRMAEALEKAISQDPDNRFLRRQLSLLNKAQISTLHSFCLSICREYAYTIDLDPGFRLASTEEAALLQDDVLIDVLEKAYRGDMAHLFTKEELYTLVDSFASDRSDQAIELLLQEMYKVSRVQPNPYEWLNTLPQKYDIDPTSAIDDLAIAQEVRPFIINSLKEAAIRLEKGLQIVSVEPALQKNKELFEGEYGAVKQVLQAMEYGTWEEAYTLIPAIQFGRIKPVTKKDTEEDRQFYAVAKEHRDQAKDMISDLKESFFARHPKLYVQEMAATKPILETLVKLTIEYSEAFKKAKQERGLLDFSDLEHYALEILTDPDSNTMPPQPSQIALHFKERFKEVLVDEYQDVNFLQETILQLVKSGTEENGNMFMVGDVKQSIYAFRLAEPRLFLDKYKRFEENPSDTGMKIDLNANFRSRSEVLEGTNYVFEQIMDEEVGEIDYDEQAKLKFGASYDEQQVPIELVLLEGTSKVQAIASVEGATEEEESISAAQQEARYIIKRIRDLVDNGGQVYNPKTKSMRKIQYRDIVVLMRSRSWYTTFAEEFKQAGLPLYAETDGGYFDSMEVMIMLNTLKVVDNPYQDIPLASVLRAPFIGLTENELVAIRLVNGKVPFYEALKQYKEEANGKMSLVMEQKLDKFFALFEKWRNFSRHGAIADLIWQVYLDTSYFEMVGAMANGKQRQANLRALHDRALSYEKTSFRGLFRFLRFIDRMQSRGDDLGIAKSIGEADDVVTLLTIHKSKGLEYPVVFVAGMSRTFNTKDLGSRYIFDQQFGLAIKSVNPDLNIISTSLPHLYVKEKKLAKMKAEEMRILYVAMTRAKERLILVGSIKDWEKLREEWAFYQDLQEKVLPNYVRSKANNYLSWVGPSVARHNDFFFANYGYNKEATSTEKWSISIIPNDDFLIASEVEQAEPERPQELVNEHLVQLLTDRFSASYPYKQATLKKSKTSVSELKRLESLQRMEEEQLYNMEAARYVKANVPSFMLKGKKERKLSSTEIGTAVHAVMQHIPQKGFASIEETAQFIQSLVERQLLQQIEADAVSANKVWTFFTTDVGTRFKEAKEVLREIPFTLSLKDADGDAQIIQGVIDCLFKDPEGNWVLLDYKTDYIEPAIVEDLEKIKKKMTKTYQIQLNYYQHAVESIKRIQVSERLLYLYSVGQQVKID; encoded by the coding sequence ATGACGATTCCAGTGAAGCCTAATGATGTACAGTGGACGGATGTGCAATGGAAGGCCATCTATGCAGCAGGTCATGATATTTTAGTATCCGCAGCTGCTGGTTCAGGGAAAACAGCGGTACTCATTGAGCGCCTCATCCAAAAAATATTGGCACCAGAGGACAAGCGGATTGATGTTGATGAGCTACTTGTTGTAACGTTTACGAATGCATCCGCAGCAGAAATGCGCAATCGGATGGCAGAAGCGTTAGAAAAAGCAATTTCCCAAGATCCAGACAATCGCTTTTTACGTCGGCAGCTGAGCCTTTTAAATAAAGCACAAATTTCAACATTACACTCCTTCTGTCTATCCATCTGTAGGGAATATGCATACACAATTGATTTAGATCCAGGCTTTCGTTTAGCCAGTACGGAAGAGGCAGCGCTATTACAAGATGATGTGCTCATTGATGTACTGGAAAAAGCATACCGGGGAGACATGGCGCACTTATTTACAAAAGAAGAGTTATATACATTAGTTGATAGCTTTGCCTCGGACAGAAGCGATCAGGCAATTGAATTACTACTACAGGAAATGTATAAAGTATCTCGAGTACAGCCAAACCCATATGAATGGCTCAATACATTGCCACAAAAATATGATATTGACCCTACTAGTGCGATTGATGATTTAGCCATTGCACAAGAGGTCCGACCGTTTATTATCAATAGCTTAAAGGAAGCAGCGATCCGTCTTGAAAAAGGACTGCAAATTGTTTCCGTAGAGCCAGCATTGCAAAAAAATAAAGAGCTATTTGAAGGGGAATATGGTGCAGTAAAGCAAGTGCTCCAGGCGATGGAATATGGGACGTGGGAAGAGGCATATACATTAATTCCTGCGATACAGTTTGGTCGCATCAAGCCAGTGACTAAAAAAGATACGGAGGAAGATCGTCAGTTTTATGCAGTAGCAAAGGAGCACCGTGATCAAGCAAAAGATATGATTAGTGACCTAAAGGAATCCTTTTTTGCTCGTCACCCAAAGCTCTATGTACAAGAAATGGCGGCAACGAAGCCCATTTTAGAAACGTTAGTAAAGCTGACGATTGAATATAGTGAAGCATTTAAAAAGGCGAAGCAAGAGCGTGGGTTACTCGACTTTTCTGATTTGGAACATTATGCTTTAGAAATTTTAACAGATCCCGACAGTAACACAATGCCACCTCAGCCTTCACAAATCGCTTTACATTTTAAAGAACGTTTTAAAGAGGTGCTCGTTGACGAGTACCAGGACGTCAATTTTTTACAAGAAACGATATTGCAACTTGTGAAAAGTGGTACAGAGGAAAACGGCAATATGTTCATGGTAGGGGACGTTAAACAATCCATTTATGCATTCCGACTTGCTGAACCTCGTCTTTTCCTTGATAAATATAAGCGCTTCGAAGAAAATCCAAGTGACACCGGGATGAAAATTGACTTAAACGCGAATTTCCGAAGTCGCTCTGAAGTGCTTGAAGGAACGAACTATGTATTTGAGCAAATAATGGATGAGGAAGTTGGCGAAATTGATTACGATGAGCAGGCAAAATTGAAATTTGGTGCGAGTTATGATGAACAACAAGTTCCAATTGAGCTTGTGTTATTAGAAGGAACCTCAAAAGTACAGGCAATAGCATCAGTAGAAGGAGCAACAGAGGAAGAGGAAAGCATTAGTGCTGCTCAGCAGGAGGCTCGCTACATTATTAAACGAATTCGTGATTTAGTCGACAATGGCGGACAAGTATATAACCCAAAAACGAAATCAATGCGCAAAATCCAGTATCGGGACATTGTTGTGTTGATGCGTTCGCGTAGCTGGTATACAACGTTTGCAGAAGAATTTAAGCAAGCGGGGTTACCGCTATATGCAGAAACAGATGGTGGCTATTTTGATTCAATGGAAGTCATGATCATGCTCAATACATTAAAAGTAGTCGACAATCCCTATCAGGATATTCCACTTGCATCTGTATTACGTGCACCGTTTATCGGACTAACGGAAAATGAATTGGTAGCGATTCGCTTAGTTAATGGAAAAGTTCCCTTTTATGAGGCGCTTAAACAGTACAAAGAGGAAGCGAATGGTAAGATGTCTCTCGTAATGGAGCAAAAGCTTGATAAGTTTTTTGCATTGTTTGAGAAATGGCGTAATTTCTCGCGACATGGAGCAATTGCTGATCTAATTTGGCAGGTGTATTTAGATACAAGCTATTTTGAAATGGTTGGAGCAATGGCTAATGGGAAACAGCGTCAAGCAAACCTACGTGCGCTTCATGACCGTGCCTTAAGCTATGAAAAAACATCCTTCCGAGGATTATTCCGCTTCCTTCGTTTTATTGATCGCATGCAATCACGAGGAGACGATTTGGGCATTGCGAAGTCAATTGGTGAGGCAGACGATGTTGTAACATTACTCACGATCCATAAATCTAAAGGGTTAGAATATCCTGTTGTATTCGTCGCGGGTATGAGCCGTACATTCAATACTAAAGATTTGGGAAGCCGCTACATTTTTGATCAACAATTTGGCTTGGCAATTAAGTCTGTAAACCCAGATTTAAATATTATTTCGACGTCACTGCCACATTTGTATGTAAAAGAGAAGAAGCTTGCCAAAATGAAGGCAGAAGAGATGCGTATTCTTTACGTAGCGATGACTCGCGCGAAAGAACGTTTAATTTTAGTAGGTTCAATTAAGGACTGGGAAAAACTGCGTGAGGAATGGGCGTTTTATCAGGATTTACAGGAAAAAGTATTACCGAATTATGTGCGCTCAAAAGCAAATAATTACTTAAGTTGGGTTGGTCCTTCAGTAGCTCGTCATAATGACTTTTTCTTTGCTAATTATGGCTATAACAAAGAAGCAACATCAACAGAAAAATGGTCGATTTCAATTATTCCAAACGATGATTTTTTAATTGCCTCAGAAGTGGAGCAAGCCGAACCGGAACGACCACAGGAATTGGTCAACGAACATCTTGTACAGCTTCTTACGGACCGCTTCTCAGCAAGTTATCCGTATAAACAGGCAACACTGAAAAAATCAAAAACATCTGTAAGTGAGCTCAAGCGTTTAGAGAGCTTACAGCGGATGGAAGAGGAGCAACTCTATAACATGGAAGCGGCCCGCTATGTGAAGGCAAATGTGCCAAGCTTTATGTTAAAAGGCAAGAAGGAGCGGAAACTTTCTTCTACTGAAATTGGGACGGCTGTTCACGCTGTCATGCAGCATATTCCTCAAAAAGGCTTTGCTTCAATCGAAGAAACAGCGCAATTTATCCAATCATTAGTGGAACGACAATTACTTCAGCAAATTGAAGCGGATGCTGTATCAGCGAATAAAGTGTGGACATTTTTTACAACGGATGTAGGAACACGTTTTAAGGAAGCGAAGGAAGTTTTACGCGAAATACCTTTTACACTAAGCTTGAAAGATGCTGATGGGGACGCTCAAATTATTCAAGGGGTAATCGATTGTCTCTTTAAAGATCCCGAGGGAAATTGGGTTTTACTAGATTATAAGACCGATTATATTGAGCCTGCTATTGTGGAAGATTTGGAAAAAATTAAGAAAAAAATGACAAAAACCTATCAAATTCAATTAAACTATTATCAACATGCTGTTGAATCAATTAAACGTATTCAAGTGAGTGAGCGTTTATTGTATTTATATAGTGTAGGTCAACAAGTGAAAATTGATTAG
- a CDS encoding fumarylacetoacetate hydrolase family protein encodes MKLLSFKVNEQVKFGPKVKKEEAVWDVVAIQKELNILPAFPETIIEGIALGFDFVEQVRKLVDAAQKTEDGAKFKLAFTHIDWLSPIPRTPKNILCVGKNYNEHAIEMGADQAPEDIMIFTKSPTAIAADETTLPVHSDVTDTLDYEGELAVIIGKRGKDIPKGMAIDYVFGYTIANDLTARDLQQKHKQFFLGKSLEGSCPMGPYLVTKDEIPDPHALTIVTKVNGEVRQNGSTKDMMFTVSDIIAILSKYVTLEPGDVILTGTPAGVGKGMNPPQFLKAGDEVKISIEGIGTLANRFA; translated from the coding sequence ATGAAATTGTTATCGTTTAAAGTGAATGAACAAGTGAAGTTTGGACCAAAAGTAAAAAAAGAAGAGGCAGTATGGGATGTCGTTGCTATTCAAAAGGAACTGAACATTTTGCCAGCATTTCCTGAAACAATTATCGAAGGAATTGCATTAGGCTTTGATTTTGTAGAACAAGTTCGTAAATTAGTAGATGCGGCACAAAAAACTGAAGATGGTGCTAAGTTTAAATTAGCCTTTACACATATTGATTGGCTTTCTCCAATTCCACGTACACCGAAAAATATTTTATGTGTAGGGAAAAACTACAATGAACACGCAATTGAGATGGGTGCAGATCAAGCACCTGAGGATATTATGATTTTTACGAAGTCGCCAACTGCCATTGCAGCAGATGAGACGACGTTACCTGTACACTCGGATGTAACAGATACACTTGATTATGAAGGCGAATTAGCTGTTATTATTGGAAAGCGCGGTAAAGATATTCCTAAAGGAATGGCAATTGATTATGTATTTGGCTATACAATAGCGAATGATTTAACAGCACGTGATTTACAGCAAAAGCATAAACAATTTTTCTTAGGGAAAAGTCTTGAAGGCAGTTGTCCAATGGGTCCTTATTTAGTAACGAAAGATGAAATTCCAGATCCGCATGCATTAACTATCGTAACAAAAGTAAATGGTGAAGTTCGTCAAAATGGTTCGACGAAAGATATGATGTTTACAGTTTCAGATATTATTGCAATTCTTTCAAAATATGTAACGCTAGAGCCTGGAGACGTTATTTTAACAGGAACGCCAGCAGGGGTTGGGAAAGGTATGAATCCACCACAATTTTTAAAAGCGGGCGATGAAGTGAAAATTTCAATTGAGGGAATTGGAACATTAGCAAATCGATTTGCTTAA